The DNA window AACTCCAACCAAAGTTATTCCGATACATTCGTATTACACACGCGCTTGTAAGTTACGTTGATAAAACATGTCGTCCTCGTAGCCCATGACGGTGTAAAGGTAACCATTGTCAGTGGCTCATTGTCATTCATAATTAATAACGACGTCGTTTGAAGCTCTGTACTCCACTCTCCCCCACTCTGTTAAAATCGCCATCTTCTACAAAAAAATTTGCCTCGCAAAACTGAAaagagcaaaaaaaaaaaaaggaaaagaaaaaaggttcccttttatttttctctgtTTTTCCCTTTAATGACACCTTTTTCTAGGCCTGTGTTTGGTTTCGAAATTTACATGTTAATGAGAATGTGAAGTAAAACAAAATCGATCCAAAAATCTATGTTTTGTTGCTCATTCTAGGGTTTCTTGCTCCCTCCATTTTTTGCCTGTACTTGCTCTCCTAGGGTTTCTAAAAACCAACAACAGGAAGGTGTGCGTATCGAGCTTGATAcggtttattattaatttatcttcaaataaattattttaaaatatagtcGAGGATCGGAGTTGAAGAGAAGATTTCAGGAGGCAGAGATTTTGAAATCTAATGGTTAATACAATTTGTTATAAAAAACAAACaagatttttttattcaaaatgcCTTTCGCCAAGCTCGATGACTCTCCTATGTTTCGCAAGCAGGTTAGTCTGCCCCTTCTTCTTAGTTACTTTGATTATTTTATCTGTTACGAACTGAATTAGCAGCATGATTAATTGCTTAACATATATACTTGTTGAACCTCGCTCtttctatatttaattagttagatGTAAATGGAAACTTTGCTTgtttaattaagtaattaataCTGTTTCCTAAGGAGCTAATGGAAAATGGATCTGCATTTAACGAGATTACAAACACATGTGAATCGTTTTTAATCCTGAGATACGAATTACTAGATTTCtttttaactaattatttttCTGGACTCCACACGTGAACCTTtgtgtatttatttttttacctgGTCTGGTGGTATAAAATTTGGTCTCAGAAGTAGCTTTTACTATATGAAGTGCCCCTCAAAAGACATTTTCTGCTTCTCTACTAGATATTCTTGCTATTTCTACTGTTTTTTTTACTGTTATGTGCACTATTCATGATCCTTAGAGCTTGATTTGCCAAACAAATTGTATGGATGATGGCAATTATCGAGTGCTTGTAggcaatcaaaattaatttagtgTGCATTGATTTGAAGTATAGCGtcttattgatattttatttggtGAAACAGATGCAATCCTTGGAGGAAAATGCTGAAGTGTTAAGGGATAGGGGTTTAAAGTTCTACAAAGGATGTCGGAAGTACACGTATGTCTTTTTAACTCCAGTTAAGCATCTATGATTGTGTCTGGTCTAActtgtttttctttattaattactATGTTTAAGAGCCTTCGTATCAAATTTGCAATTGCTCCGACTGAGGTCTGGAGACATATGATCTTTAACTTAATAGATAATTATGAAGTtccttttgtttttaagttgggggtGGGTGGAGGCGGTTAGATAATTTTTCCTTTGCGATGAGTTAACTATTGGTATTTCTAAAGTTCTTTCATGTTGTAACTTTCTTTCCTTTAAACTATATGGATGGGACTCAACCAATTTGTAAATTTACAATACATAAAGTACATACTTGAAAAATGTTCTCCCCTGTGCGTTATATGCCTATCAACACAACTGCATCTTTCTTCATTTCCTTTAATCATCAATTTCCTCTTTCACTATAGTATCTGTGATCAATGAGTTCGTGTGAAGTGTTTTATTGTATGTATTTTGCTCACTTGCAGTGAAGGGCTTGGGGAGGGATATGATGGGGATATTGCGTTTGCTGGTGCTCTAGAAACTTTTGGAGGAGGGCATAATGATCCAATTAGTTTGGCTTTTGGAGGTAAGTTTTCTTGTTTATGCAAGTGACTCCGTTTAGCattgtttcttttctttctaaaaGAATATAATAAGAAGCAATGTCTGGTTGCTCTTAAGATGAGACACTGGAATTATTGGTGGAATATCTGTTTGTTCTTGTAGGCCCCGTTATGACCAAATTTACCATAGCCTTAAGAGAAATTGGAACATATAAAGAAGTTCTTCGATCTCAGGTAATTCTGACGTGCGTAGCAAAATCATATATAGTGATTtgcctttctttttctttgtttgttaGGATACCAACTGAATGCTATTTTTTGAAGTTCTTGTATCATTTCACCAAGCTTCTTGGTTAACACTTGCTATACATTCCAGGACTGTACTAAATAAACAGCAAAATCATTTTCTTTCTAGGCTTTTATTTTGTCTTGTAATcattatataatataaccagAGGCGAATTACATTTCTTGACTTAAACATTATCACAAGATGTTATTGCATGAATCTGCCTGTAAACTGTTATTGAATCGCAAGATGCTTGTTTTTCTTGACCTTAGTCCTGAGATTTTTATTTTCCCCTTTTTCAGGTTGAGCATATGCTGAATGACAGATTACTACAATTTGTCAATATTGATTTGCATGAGGTCAAGGTACAATGGGATTTTGAATTTTCCCTCATGATAATGCAAGCTATGCAATCCTTGGAATTTATATATGGCCATCAATTTTTTTGAGCTTTTTTTCTGCAATTGAATAACTACTTCAATCCTTTTTATGCATATTTCACGGCTGTTTCAAGTAATTAGTtgtttaggatttattttttttctctttgtaTTTTCGGAAATTTCTCTCTCCTGGCCTGATTATTCATTTTTATCCTCCTTTCCTGGTCATCCAATTCTTCTTGTACATACCAACTCGTggatgtttctcctttttttttatatagtttaaaAGACCTTGTGTTTGTGCAGGAAGCAAGAAAGCGCTTTGACAAGGCCAGCCTTCTTTACGATCAGGTGCTTTTCTTTGTTAGATTGCTCATAATTTCTCATTGTAGTTGATGTCATTTTCATGTTTTTCGGTTTCCAAGAGTCATTTTACATTCAAAATCATTGAAATAGTCTTAGTATCACTTGAAATGTTGATTCCTCCTTGATTACTGTTCTGCGTTTTGAAGACATACTATctgtattaaaaaaatgtattcaCTTGTGCCAGGCTAGCTGGAATTGAACGTATTATTATTAACCATATAATTGCAAAAGGTGTGTCTCTCTCTATAGATAAATATATACACTCTATCCcaaattgataaacaatttaggACAAATGCAAGTTCtaagaaatttaatttatctgGACAAAATGAGTAAACTTATTAAAAATACCATACTTACTCTTATTTAAtgtaatatttacttttttatcttttaatatttttttaatgaaataatAGTATAGCTAATGAGGGTATATATGGCATTTAATTATTCAAGTAATAAACGATTACCTAGAATTTGGGATAAGAAAAGTGAAAATACTGCCTATCAATTTAGGAAGTATGTAGTTTCCAATTCAACAAAAGCATGGGATTGTGGGTTGTAAATTTTGGTATGGTTTAAATTCCTTGTATAACACAAATGGTATCTTGTTGAACGGGCTCTTAAAGTATAGTTTTACAATTGTCTTTAGttgaatgttttaaaagtttacatCCTTTTTTTAGTCAATTGAATTATTTACAAATTGGATATAATATTCTGGGTTATTTCCTATCTCCATAATTTCTGAATGGCAGAAGCAGTTGCTTTAATTGGTCTTAATGTTCTTTTATGCCATAGGCTCGAGAGAAATTTTTATCACTGAGGAAGGGCACGAAGACGGATGTAGCTGCACTCCTAGAGGAGGTATTCTGAAagttttcttttcaaaaattagtCACTGCACTCTTTTCTCATAGCTATATTATATATCTTAATTATCTAAcagtttttatatatttgatatttcaGGAACTTCATGCCTCAAGGTCTGCATTTGAGCAAGCTAGATTTAATCTAGTAAGTTAACATCCCAAACTAGCTGTTTATtatagtttttctttttaaataatgtttCAGATTCAGCAATAGATTAGTAACTAGTCTGCCCCCTTCTTTTCTCTAGGTGACAGCTCTTTCTACTGTTGAATCAAAGAAGAGGTTTGAATTTTTAGAGGCTGTCAGCGGAACAATGGATGCGCATCTCCGTTACTTCAAGCAGGTAGATACTAGCATAGTGGGACGTCTTTTCCTCTTCagtgttttttatttaaatatatttaaacaccCTTTTTCCATGTAGGGGTATGAGTTGTTGCATCAAATGGAGCCGTACATACATCAGGTTCGTTACACAGTAGCGCATACGCGTTATGTTTGAGCTCTTTAAACTTGTGCCACATTGTTGCAAAATTAACAAGATCCAGCTATTGTGCTTAGGGAAGCTCTGCTCCATACTAATTCTTCTAAAATTTATTAGCTAAAGCAAAGTTTAGCAGTACgagtaaaaataaattgtaactAAGAGCAAATGCATAACTTCTACATGTGGGTGTACTTCTAAAAATTGGGGTTTCTGGTATACTTTACATGATGAGGGAGGTTAATGTGATGATTTCCTAGAGTTTGGATGAGGCATGATTTGTTGTTCACAGAAGTAAAGTGAACTGCTGGATGGTACATAGAGATGGCCGGTTTGTTATCTTCAGGTTAAGCTAATACCTGCCATATCATGCAGCTAATTCTTTGATGACCCTATTGGTGATTCTTTATTCATTCCCAAATGCCTTTAAATGCTATAGTAGGCTAAATGGGTCGATGCACGAATGGTTAATGGTGACGGACAGTAAATTCGTTGGCAGTAGTTTGTTCAAATCCCGATCGACCCAATAATTCATTGAACCGCCATGAAATGATATCACCTCCTTGTTCTCTCAAAATGTctgatacaaaaaaaaaagtaattttttttggatataTATGcctttcttaattaatttgttttattttcttcttttcttcctcACAAATTTCAATCTTGCTAGTAAAAAGTTTATCTGGCGAGCTTAGAGGAATTAATAGTTCCCTTGTTTCCTAGGTTCTGACTTATGCTCAACAATCTAGAGAGCGGTCAAACTATGAGCAGGCATCACTCAACGAAAGGATGCAAGAATACAAAAGGCAAATTGATCGTGAGAGTAGATTATCTTCAAATGGCTCTAATGGATCTCCTATTGGAGGAGATGGCATACAAGCCATTGGTAGAAGTTCACATAAAATGATTGAGGCAGTTATGCAATCTGCAGCAAAAGGGAAGGTACCCAATTAATTTGACCTGGCTTTTGGATAGAAACGTATGGAATTATAATGTCTGATTTGACGAATATAATTCTTATTTGATACTGGATTTAAAATACTTACGGCGTCAcatgaaaatttcatttcaaaCATTTAGTTCTAATATGGCGAGGAAAATGTCAGGTTCAAACGATTAGACAAGGTTATCTATCAAAACGTTCCTCAAACTTGCGAGGAGACTGGAAAAGACGGTTTTTTGTTCTTGATAGCCGAGGAATGCTGTATTACTATCGCAAACAGTGCAGCAAATCATCTGTAAGTAATTTAGTTGGAAAAGATGCTGCTTTCAGATTGAGTGTTCTATTTTCCTGCCTTTAATTGTTGCGTTTGAATAATTTCTAGAGTTCTGGTAGTCAACTATCTGGTCAGAGGAACAGCTCCGAACTTGGATCTGGACTGTTGAGCCGTTGGCTGTCTTCCCATTATCATGGGGGGGTGCATGATGAAAAATCAGTTGCTCATCACACCGTCAACCTTTTGACATCAACAATCAAGGTCGACGCTGAGCAGTCAGACCTACGGTTTTGCTTCAGGATTATTTCACCAACAAAGAACTATACTTTGCAGGTATGATGTAAGATGTAGATTAGATATTGTAATTTGGAGTAAGTTTTTCTGCACAATATTTAATTGCCACAAACAGTTTTGCTAGACATTAGCGAATCAATGTATAATTTTGGTTGTTTCAAGAATAGAATCTTAATAATGTTTATTTATGCTTGTCAGTGCAGGCAGAGAGTGCGCTAGATCAAATGGATTGGATTGAAAAAATAACAGGAGTTATTGCTTCACTTCTCAGCTCTCAGGCTCCCGAAAGGGTAAATTTTAAAGCATTGTAATCATTGTTGGCCTTTAATTACCAGACGTTTTGACTGTAGTAGTCCAATTTCCAGTGCCTTACTTCCAGTCCAATGGGAAGTGGTCATCACCGTTCCACTAGTGAGAGCAGTTCATTTGAAAGTGCCGACTATGATCACTctgctgttgatgaatatgcaTCTGAAAGGAACCTTGCTGGTTCACATCATGAAAGGCCATCAAGAATTCAACAACAGCAACGATGCAATGTAGAAAAACCAATTGAAGTTCTGCAAAGAGTAATTGGAAATGACAAGTGTGCTGATTGTGGTGCCCCAGAGCCAGATTGGGCATCTCTAAACCTTGGTGTTCTTGTTTGCATCGAATGCTCAGGTGTTCACCGTAATCTTGGTGTGCACATTTCAAAGGTAACTATTTAACTATAACTATTTTGTTTCTAAACAATCTCTTCTTGACCTGTGACCTATGCTCGCATGCTCAATTGCTACATGCCTTAAACATCAGTTGGAGAATGCCTATAGGCAGCCAATAGCCAAGCAAAAGCCATATTGCCCAGCTAGTTTGGTTCTTCTGGATATATTGGGACAACGGGGCTGATTTTTTCTGACTATGAATTAACAAGATTATCACTTAAGCAAATCATATGCAGTAAAAAAGACTATATCGTTTtcaacttttcactttttttaaagtGTTAAGGTTATACTAGCAAGATTGGGCATATTACATTTTCATGGAAATGTATCTGGCAATGGGTGCTTCTGGTTATACTAACTAAATTCTTTATCTGGCAATGATATGAACATTGTCTGTCCTCTTGTGCAGCTCTTATTCGTGTTTTGAATTTAATCGCAGGTCAGATCCCTGACACTTGATGTCAAAGTGTGGGAGCCTTCTGTTATAAATTTGTTTCAGTCTCTAGGAAATGCCTTTGCTAACTCAGTCTGGGAGGAGTTATTGCAATCGAAAAGTACCTTTCAGGTTGATCTCATTCCTGCAAGGTAAGAATCCCTATTGATTTAGTTGAAGTTTTCATCAGTTATCTGTAGTTGGTCATATTTTTGTGGTGCTAACGTTCCTTAATGTTATATGCCGGTGAAGTTCATACAAGTCTGATAAGTCACAGCTGCATTTTACTGGCAAACCAAATCCTTCAGATTCTATATCAATAAAGGAGAAGTTTATTCATGCAAAGGTCCGTTTACCTTCTTGCTCGACTTTTATCAGGCCTTTTTTGTTGGTTGCAATGCTTATTTAAGTGAACAAGGTTTACCTTCTTACTTGACTTATATCAGGCCTTTTTTTTGTTGGTAGCAATGCTTATATAAGTGTACAATATGGATCCAGTGAATCTGTATATGCTTTTGATACTTGGACCTTGGTATTTTATAACAGAAATTTGAGCCAATATTTAGAGTTGTCTTTTCCGACCTTTATGTTCTCTCCCTTTTATACTTGTATAATAAAATAGAGAGGTTTGACAAGATGAACAGTATTTTCATGGCCCACCACATTAATGAACTAAGCAGCACCCGGA is part of the Mercurialis annua linkage group LG3, ddMerAnnu1.2, whole genome shotgun sequence genome and encodes:
- the LOC126673787 gene encoding ADP-ribosylation factor GTPase-activating protein AGD3, with the translated sequence MPFAKLDDSPMFRKQMQSLEENAEVLRDRGLKFYKGCRKYTEGLGEGYDGDIAFAGALETFGGGHNDPISLAFGGPVMTKFTIALREIGTYKEVLRSQVEHMLNDRLLQFVNIDLHEVKEARKRFDKASLLYDQAREKFLSLRKGTKTDVAALLEEELHASRSAFEQARFNLVTALSTVESKKRFEFLEAVSGTMDAHLRYFKQGYELLHQMEPYIHQVLTYAQQSRERSNYEQASLNERMQEYKRQIDRESRLSSNGSNGSPIGGDGIQAIGRSSHKMIEAVMQSAAKGKVQTIRQGYLSKRSSNLRGDWKRRFFVLDSRGMLYYYRKQCSKSSSSGSQLSGQRNSSELGSGLLSRWLSSHYHGGVHDEKSVAHHTVNLLTSTIKVDAEQSDLRFCFRIISPTKNYTLQAESALDQMDWIEKITGVIASLLSSQAPERCLTSSPMGSGHHRSTSESSSFESADYDHSAVDEYASERNLAGSHHERPSRIQQQQRCNVEKPIEVLQRVIGNDKCADCGAPEPDWASLNLGVLVCIECSGVHRNLGVHISKVRSLTLDVKVWEPSVINLFQSLGNAFANSVWEELLQSKSTFQVDLIPASSYKSDKSQLHFTGKPNPSDSISIKEKFIHAKYAEKMFVCRPRDGQYPHSVSQQMWEAVRANDKKSVYRLIVDHEADVNAVYEQASCSSSLTLAKVMLLQEHALDHCSTCSTGNSLDRSSTSSLNLAGSGEAQIVGDLDGCSLLHLACETADIGMLELLLQYGANVNATDVRGQTPLHRCVVRRRSAFAKLLLSRGAEPRAVDGEGKTSLELAVDSNFVEHDVLVLLSDSNG